The Hevea brasiliensis isolate MT/VB/25A 57/8 chromosome 9, ASM3005281v1, whole genome shotgun sequence nucleotide sequence CCTTTGTTTATCCAAATGATTTTATTGTATAATATGCCAAAACAAAAGGTTGGTTATAGGAATGAAATCGTAGAATACCTTGGATTCCTACTTTATCTTATCTTCATGTTCATAGGATCAACTGAGCAACTGTGGCTACAGTGTTCACAGGGTTTAATCATGCATTGAAATTACCGGTACTTGGGTAAGTACAAGCTAAATtggttttgtttgttttgaaCAGTTTGCCTTGTCTACTATGCCTAATGTGCTTGAAGGACACGTGCACTCTTGAGGAGAAGATGCTTAGAGACCCAAGAAGGCTTTATGCACCTGGCCGCCTGTACCACATTGTTGAGAGAAAGCCCCTCAGGTAAATTAAATTTTGTTATTACTTCATTGTTTTCTAACATTTACTTGACAAGGAAAGTTAAAGATCGGCTAATTGTTTTCAGATAGCACCAGCTACTACACTTGGCAATTGTATATTATTTACTGAAGTAAAAACTCTGTAATTATGAGAATATTGATTAAGTTGCTTGGTACCATGAGGATGATAGTAGCAAAGGAATGAGCAGATGGGCATAGTGTCCAAATCATGGCACAATGGAATTGGATTTATATTCTAACGTAATGCTTAGAGGGGTCATAACATATTGATTTGTCCATGCATGTGTAAGGCTTGCTTCAGTGGCTGAATATTCATGCTGCTGCAGCAACCTGAAATCCCGAAGTCTCCAGGAGCCTGCCCTGCATAATTATTTCTCCTTTATATTGTGTTAAAACAAACCAGACTCCATTAGGAGTTTGTTCCCACTTTAAAATTGATGGCAGAAAACATGGTGAGCCTCTAAACACTACACTTAAGCCATCAAGAACCTCAGAACCCATCCCCATAAGTTGATGCTCAAATTTATTGCTGATACAAATTGTTCCCCTGTTAACCAAGTCTTGCACCAATTTTGGTGTGAAGTCAGTCGCTCAGGATCCTGGTTTTCCATATTGTATCTGTATTTCTCCTCAGTTGGGGAGCAGTTCATTCATGTAGAGCAGCAGCACAATGGTTGGCCTAAAAGTGTTGAAGGCCTAAGAGATGGATGAAAGGATGTATTTTATTAGCCTAATGTCATCTGTCATTCTCACCGTACCTTTCCGCTTGGCTGCAGGATAGGAAGATTTCCCCCAGTTGTCAGGACAGCAGTCCCTGTAGATGGGAGATTTGAGCACATAGTTCTTTCGTGTAACGCAACCTCTGACCATGCCATTCTGTGGATAGAGAGGGAATGTCGAAGGGCTCTTGATGTAAGTTCCTGTCTTTATCTAGGTGAGAGATGAGACCTGGTAATTCTGGGGTCTGGATCATACTGATCTGGTTTTGAGGAGTTCATTGAATTTTAAATCCTGGCTTAATTTCATCTTCACACAAATAAAATCAGCTTGTTTATGACTTTTAGGGAGCTGAAATAGAAGCGCAACCACAATATATTTTTAAGCCAATTTCTGACAACTTTCCGACAAAAATCCTTACACAAATTGAGAAAGAAGTTTCTGATTAAATCCTTGAGAGTGCAGGCATGTGCTTTCCCTGGTGTTGTCAATTTTAGGACTTTGTTGATGTCATAGCCATATTTCGTTTTCTGTTATTCTTAAGTGCCCATTACTTAGATTTTCAAGCTTTCAGCTATGGAGACTATAAGACGATTTATATTTTACTTCATTTTCTATGGCAACTTTATAGGCAGGAAACATTTCCAAGTAGCTGAGCAAATGACTTGTCAGATTTTAATAGTACTGATTGCTGCCACTGCTGCTCTGCGTCAATTGATGAGATTTACATGTTTGTGCCGTCCCGttttatttagattttttttttttttaccagctACAGAAATAGGTTCACATCATTGTCTTCCTGGTCAACTAAACTAGTTAATTTAGATGGTTGAAGATTGAGAATTAACTTATATTTTTACAACAGAATTGAAACATCACCATTTGTTGTGTTCAGTTGATGCTGGAGAAAGATCAGATCATGAGGATTCCAGCACAGCAGCAGATGGAGCGACAGGAATTTATAGCACGAGAACATAGTGAGGAGTATGAGGCAGCTCTTCAGAGAGCTGTTGCTTTAGACATTCCACAAGCCTACTCATCTTCTCCATATGGAACTTTTCATGTATTGGAAGAAGGGGAGACTTCTGGCAGCTCAAGTGGAGGAAtttcattattgtcattcaaGAAAATAAGGGAACGTTGGGATAATTTTATAGACCGTCTTTTTGATGTGGACGAATCAGGTCACATGGTGTTCAAGAAGCCAGTCTCATAGACCTCAAAATGTTCCACTGTTGTAATTAAGCCTGCAAATATCATTGATTCATTTATTAACCAGTTTTGGGGAAGATCTAATTTGAATCCCCATGGCATGTGCAATTGTCAGCTTTACAATTGAATAATTCAGGTTAAAAGAAAGGGGGAAATGACCCCCCAAAAAACACAATAAAATAGAGCATCCCTACACTTCAGTAACTTGGAATGTACGATCCTGCCCATTAAAACAAGTATATTGAAGGAAAGAAGAAATGATAAAGGTTATTCAAGTTGAGCAGATGACACAAACTTTTGCACTGATTGATGATCTCAAAATTTCTGAATCGTACATAAATTATGTAACATAAACAATTACTCAATTAGATTTTGACACCTTCAAACAGTTTAACCTAAGTTAATAAGCAAGCATGTCAAGAAACTTGGATCTAAGAGCCTGACTGCGGTGAGTTTGTGATTTCATTTACAGAGGTGTTACTTCATCTAAAAGTAAAAAAGGGATTGTTGATCCTCACTAATTCAGGATTGAGTTGAATACCATCACCTAATTTGCAACATGCTAGTGCTACCCCAGCTATTTTGTGGGGAAAAATAAATACTGCACAATTATAGATGGGTTTCCTCCTGCTATACTTGGCGATCAAGAACTGCTTCTCCTGCAGTGAAAATGCAACACATCAACCAGAGTGATCTAAAACAAACTATATGGAGACTAATAATGTTTACCTACCATTCTAATTCTAATTCTAATTCTAAttctaattctaattctattCTCAGATGCCCAAGCATGAATCAGAAAGCATTAATAATGAAACACGCGGGTCACTATCAATTAAAAAGGCTTGTGTTCCACGCAAAAAAATTACACCTTAGGTAGAATTGTATGGCTTTGAAAGAGAATTATTCGTGAAGTTTATTCATCTGATTCAGCTAAAGGACATGCATGAAAATGAAGTCTTCTCCTTTTGTGCAACATAGCATGCAAGTCTGGGATTTAACTTTTCTTTTAAAGGATAGAGCAGACCATATCAAACCAGTGAATCCCAAGGAAAAGAATTAGTGATCCTTCTAATTAATCATGCTCTTTTTCAACCTTATTATTGGGAATTAGTTCCCTTCCTGCCACATATATGTTCAAACTAGGTAATTGGATAAATTAAGCAGCCTTGCAgtgactcaaattttacaagtaatGACAGAATTTTCTAGTGTTATACCATGCATTCTCTTCACAAATCGTTCAAATTCCATGAAGTTCTGCCTCTCCATGAGAAGTGGGCTGAGCCTAAGGTATGTAAAAGACCAAAAATGTCTTCCATCTGGATTATTCAGGGGCTTGGCATTGTCCAAAATCTTGTTATAGGCAACCCTATCATGGCAAGGAAGAGCATTCTCACTAGCAATTGGTATGTCGACATCCCATGCAGCATTCAGAACCTGAAAGTACAATTACAATGCTCATAGCCAAAAACCAAAAACTTTGAACTATGAATATTCAGTTAAGAAAGTGAAACATAGAAAGATATTGCAATATGTTTCTCCAAAATTTTCAAAGAAACAAACAAAAGAGCAAACGCCTTGGTCCTAGATAAAATGTTGGAACTGAATTGGATGTTTCTTACTTGCCACAACAATCCATCAGTATCTGCAAGTGCGTCCGCAAAGTTCACTTGCTGGTCTAACATCCGCAATTTAGAACATGAGAAGTTCAGAGCAGCTGCATGCTTCTTTAACATTACTGCAATTGCAGCATAACCATCACGATTACTTGGGTTGTAGAATCCAGCAGTTAATTCTGCAGCATGACTGGCTGTCTTGTACCACCAGTGAATACCTGATAGCTGCTCAGAAATTAAAATGGAGCAGACAGAATGCATCAACTTGTAACTTGTAACTTATAAAAAAAGGTtttagaattagttttaaaagtTCCTAAAATCATTTTTTAGAAAATCAATAGTACaaaatgagatttttttttttttttgggggggggggtgtgtgtaggagagagagagagagagagagagagacttatttggaaataaaatgaaaatttcaacccatgttaaaaaaaaaaaaaactctgatAAGCTGACTCACCTTTGCAGCAATTTGGGTGCCTTCAAAAGCCAACTTTGCAAAAGAGAGCACCTGATCACCATGTTCAACTAAAACCCGAGAATACCAATTAAGGAAGAACCTGCCATAGTGGCCATCATAATCCCCTCCATCACAGAAGAATCCGGTTTCATGTGGTTGGGTATTATAGGTACCAGCATTTTCTGGTCCTCTAGCCCAAAATGGGTGTCCCCTTGCTTCTGCCGTCTTCCTCAGGTTTTTTAACAAATACTGATCATAACACTGCAAAAAAAGAACTCAATAACCACAATGATACAAATGATAGATTGCTAATGACAGTTtgcagaaataaaagaaaaagggaGCAAACAATATAAATACACAACGACCTTTCAAACATACTCTGGGAAATTCCCATTTgtaagtttattttttttatagtagCAGTCAGCCAAGATAAATAGAAATTCAAAATATTGGAAAATGTGTCAATAGAAATTATGGCAAACTGTATAAAAAGGCACATATATTATTCTCAAAGGAGTTGCGCTTCCTATAGCATGTAAAAGACCTTAACAAACCTTTCGCTTTTATACTTGTGGAGATAGAAAGGTAGCAAGTAATTGGGGTTATTGCTAGCCAGAAGCAATTCATATGACACAAAGCATGGATACAGCATGTATGTTTATGTGTGCATGTGCATGCAATAAGCAAAAGCAATTTGTAAAGTACCAAATGAAATTTCAAAAACAGCAGCTTACAGCATTAAGAAAAGGAAAAGTTAATTAATAAAACTAACCTGAAATTCACCAATGCCAGGATATCTCCAACCATGCTTTACAGGACAAGATGGGTATCGTAGCTCCCCACATGGACCAAGTCCAACCTCAACCATGGAGATAAGACCATCCTCAAAGAATTCATCAAATTCTACCCGGAAGCTTCTCATGTAGTCAAAGTATACCTACATAAGTGTATCAAGAAGATAAAACACCCAATCTAATAATCTCAAAACCATTTCATATTAAATTCTCAATTACAGAAGGTCAAAAACATAACAAATTAAAGTACCATGTTCCGTTATTGCAGATAATAATCCAATTTTATATTTGCCACCACATTCAAAATGTTAGCCATAACCAAAACAGGTTCTAAAGTATTCAATGGTGTAGCATGTCTGCATATTTAGCTTTTGTaacaatggaaaaaaaaaattattataacaaaattagaaaaaatatcGCATATCAAAATCATTGTACAACACAAGTAATTGCAAACAAAGTGACAACAAACAATTATAAAAACCAATCATATACTAACTTATAGTTTCTTAATGCCTAACAGAATGTAATACCTCAAGTGCAGTTCGGCCTCTTAACACTCGTTCTTTGTCAATTCCCCATGAGAGACATTCTGGGTTGCATCTTCCCTCTCTATCAGTGAAAAAAATGTCAGGATTACTTCGACCAATTTCTGCAATCCAATGTGGAAGAGGGATACAAACATCATCACCAACATTGCATCCACATTCATGAAATGACATCACAACCTGAGGTAATATCAACAAAACAATTGGCTATTAGATGCAGAATGAAACTTCAGAAGCACTAACAAGGCAACTAGAATGTCCTAAACAAAGCAGCCAGCTGAAATAGCAAGTTATGATGAAGTAATAACTCCTTAAAAATATAAATCTACTCAACATGGAGACACCATTGCTTCTTAAATTAAAACCCATGATATAAGCAGTATGCACTGGAGATTTGCAAGTGAAGTCCTAAATTTAAGCAACCCTTTTTCTTAATACACATGCCAGTGCAACTCCTGGAAATCCACTAGTTAGTAGCTTCATTGATGCATTAGTTCATGATAgctgcatgaaatttaaatcagcaTCTGAGTTCCCCGcctgatttttgagataaactaTTAAATGAATAAGAAAGAAGACAATAATCTAAGTCATCAAATGAGCAAAATCAACAGCCCTACCATTTTATGACATTGGCAAAGTGTGTAATCAATATCACCCTGGTGAAATCCTTAGCTTATGTGACAATAAGGATAAGACAGATCTGATTTGTGAATGCATAAAGACAGATGTTGATATCATTGACAGTATGATCAACAGCAATAAGTTCTTTGCTTTCTGCACTTTTTAACTTTGGGTTACCATTAACATATCAAGGTGTTGTATCCCATTATCCACATGCACATGTGCCTGTGATGCATGAGTGTGTACACACACACGAATAGGTATAAGAGATAATGGGGATCCTGAGGGTGGGTGATAAGAAAAGCCAACAATTCATCTTGATTATACCATCAAGCAGAACAAATTTCACAAAACCCACCTGCAGCTTAAGTTTATGCTCATGCACCATCTGAAAGAGCCTCTTGTAACCATTCCAGTTATATTCCATTGGAGCGTGTGCCTCCACTATTCCCCACCAGCAGTCAACCTTGACACCATCAACATTTGCAGATTTCAATACCCTCAGCTGTTTTAATAGACCATCTGGATCAGCCAGCTCACACTTCATATTTACGACACCCAACTGCAACCAACAAAGTATGACATTtctaaaagataaaaaaaaataaagtaagacataaaaaaaaaacattttaaaaaataatagatcacacattcaacacttaggTAGTTAGGTTGGCATCACAACACAACCATACAGATCAACAGCAAAATATCTTTCTACAAAAGGAAAATCTCCGAGcaggataaaaaataaaataaaatattaacttCTGCTTCTTCAAGTAGcgcaaaccccccccccccccccccaccccaaccaccaccaaaaaaaaaaaaagagtagaaaACTAACTCACCGGTAGCATTACATAAACTGGTACATATGGAGTGCCGCCAAAATCTCGCTCTGCTAACTTTGGAGATATGTCCACTACCTAAAAaaacgaaaagaaaaaaaaataaaagaaagttgAAACAAGTGCATATAAACCATTGAAATCTAAAACATCAAGCTTTGATAAAGATTGaacaaaattatgagaatgaaatTGTGCAccacattattattattttttcccttcatttttttttctctgctgTGCATGTGGTGTCCTGCACATATCCTGCTTGTCAAATACTAGTTTGActtattatgtttaaagtgtaatatccaaaatatagattaaaatttcaaaatcacACATTTTGTTGCTCTTCATACGTCCATAGGGATGTTccaaatattcaaacttcagaatAATATTCAGCATCAGCAACAAAACACCTAGGGATGGATGTTGCAGTACAAAATAATGTCCAAAAAACTTCCATCAAAATACCTGCTTATCATTGACAGTATCCAAGGAGCCACCAATGAGAGGATGACTCTCAGTTTGTTCTCCTCCATCCCCCATCATAGCTGAATTTTGTGACTGAGTGCTTGTGGATAGATCATAGGGTGATGGAGTAGGCATAAAAACACCTTTCAGTCGACATGAATTGTAATCTACTGAGGTCCGGCAACCAGGAGATATTCCCCTAAGGGAAGCAGATGGAGTCTGCTGTGACACCAGATGGGTAGATGATGAAGTTGCCGCTGCAGAAGTGCCACCCACTGGCCTTGAGTTCTGCAAAAAAGTTTATCAGATCTCAACTCCTTTTCTGAGATTCATCAAAAGAGAGGATCGAAGGAGGCAAAACTCTTCATGCATGCATCACAACCGTCAACAGAGTTAATGTGCATTATTATCAATATCATTTGGATAACATATCAAACAAAATCAGAAAACAAAAAGCTTTTGGCTTGAGAGACAAGTACCTGCTGAGATCTTGAAGGAAAGGTGGTTCCATCAGGTAGAACTACCCAGCCAGCTTCCCTGGCCAAAGCAGCAATCACATCATTGATATCAGCTCTAACCCTAAGATTATAGTTCCCATGCCTTCTTAAACCTGCCAAGATCCTTGCAGTGATTGCCCTCCGATGACGCTCTCTTAGCTTagttctctccttttcttcaAGTGGTCTACTTCTCCGAGTTCCTCCTCCCCCTCCTGGAGTGCTAACTTGTTCTTGAATATGCTGGTGATGTAGAAACTGATTATTACTACTGTTTGATGCCATCCCTCCTTCAATCCCTACCATCACTCGCGTGGCAATATGCTTCTCTCTGTTTTCTTCATCTTCATCGTCTTCTTCTTTAACATCCATGTCCATTTCTTCCTCATCATCTTCTTCACTTGTTCCTATCAATTTTTGCATATCTGTTGCCATTCTCTCTCTACCCAAACTTCTTAACTTAACTAAGACCTAGTAGTTGAATATCTCTAAGACAAATGCCACCACCATTGCCACTCAAGTATGCACATAGATGAAAAGCTAAGATTTTCCCCCAAAAATGTAGCAAAATAGTCTAGAAAATTCTGCAACACACTGATTCTACAGCTACGTGACAAGAATCAAAACTTCAGATTATGCCTAGAAAGATATTAAACCAAATAAATGAAGAGAAATAACAAAAAAAGTAGTGAAGGGttcaaaaaaaacaaaggaaaagaaaGCCCACTTTTTTTCAGTTCTAACAAAAGTGAAACTTCTTCTTCAACCTTCTATACTGCATTTAACTATTATGGGTCATGAAGACAAAAAGTCTCCACTTCGTTGTCCCTAGCAAAACCATTCGGTAACAATATGTCAgttttttctcatttttatttcttccaattcagtaaataaatggaaacactcaaaaaccattcttttatTATTTCTCCTTGCTTTTTCTCAGCAACCAAACAAGAAGTTAAGCTTAATTTTTCCACTGTAAGAGAACCATTGAGCTCAGATGAAAATTAGCACTTTTTACGAACAAGAAAAAAAGGGGCGAAAAAATCTCTCTCCTTTACATCCGAGATCATACGCTTTTCTACCAAAACAAAAATCACAACATCAAAATTACCTTCTCATATCAGCTTGCCACACTATGTCTCAAATTCTCGAGTAAGTTTTCACGTAAAACCTTCATTTTCGACGAATCTAAACTTCAGTTGCGCTCTCTATCTCCATTTTTCTGGACAAAATTAAATTCTCAGCTCACAAAAACACTCTAACCTCAAATCTCCGTAGGAAACAGCAGATCCATCTTTCCTCTTTTAAGAGCCTAATTTCGCCCCATTAATACCAAAACGTGCCGACCATCAGAGCATCGCCGGGGTCGTTCAAGGCCAGTCGCCGGAGCTTCACGGAGCAAAGAAAGCCATGAAAAGGCGAGAAATGCTTGCTTTTCCGGCGAGCACTAGGCGCGCCCGGCCAGTGAGAGGGGAGGCGCGTGTGATATTATGTGTTTCGTGCGAGGGCTAGGGTTTCGCGCGTGTGTGGAGACTCGAGCGTGTTTGCGTGTGTGCGTTGTTTGGATTGGCACGGACGAGGCGTGTGCCTATGCGTGTATTAAGCGAGCAAAGGAGGATCCCCGGACGTGTGAGGGAGACACGCGTTGCACGTGCCGAGGGCGTTGCTTGAGCAGTCCGGACACGAGATGTTTGTTTGCCCTCTATCGGCCGCAACCACGTGACCTAGATTCGTGCTAATCAGTTACCGTAACGTTTCACGCCTTAGGAACTAAAGCAACCATCCAATCACCATTCGTCAGCGCAGAAAAGCGTGACATCAATTTGGAAAATTATTACCGGCAGCGCTGAAAAACGGTGCTTCTTTagacacaattttaatttttttatttttttaacaaaatttcttttataaaataattactatttaatttttatatttttaaaatatatattatttaatttctataaaaaattttattaaattatttaattctttatcaaattttttattactcatattatttatattattatttaatttttttattttaaaaaaattaattaaataatttatatattttaaaaaaatttttatttaatttatttattttagtaaaattaattaattaattcatttgaataatatatttttatatgagaataaaaaattttttatgtgaaaactaaattttaatttattttttttaattttcaattatttagatatcattttatattttctctatttaaaaataattttttttaattatttaaaaatttaaataaagtgattaatttttttatgtaaataacTTGCATCATTTTTATtgataaatgaaaataaaaaaaaaataaaaaaaaaatgtgaatgTAGAAAAAAataaacatgaaaaaaaaaaaagaaacgatAAGAAATAAATAGATGGATAAGAAAGATGATAGtttaagtataaaaaataattataaaattaaataattaattgagttaaattatatgaactaattaatatattttttttaaatatagagattaatttattaattttattaaaataaataaattaaataataaattaagcaacgttgattaataaaaaatttaacgaATGGATGaaataatttaacaaaaatttttatatgaattaaaaaatatattttttaaaatataataattaaataattaattttattaaaatataaaaattaaataataatttttcctatTCATAAATAATGATCCGTTCCAAGTGAAAATTATTGGTCATGCATGAATCttataacaattaaaaaaaaaacgacgccattttaaaaaataatctcTCGTAACTGTTGTGATTGATTCTCAACTTGAATAACTGCCTTATTATATTAACTCTTATTGCTTACTTCAGTACCAATATTTCACCGGATTTTacagaaaaatgaaaatgaagttTAACAATATCTTATTGTGTGAGAATGTTTAGCTGACACGCAGCAACCTCTTCAGATGGATGCATCCATCAACGGGGGTTTTGCATGACTACTTCCAGTCGAATTAGATTTGATTATCAAACTGCATGTAATTACCAGCAAACCACAAGCATAGGAGCGATTCTAAATTCCCTTCATTCCAACATTACCGCAAACAAGAGATGTATCATCAACAATGGAACAATACCTGTTAAGCTTCAAACAATATATATGCCGATGCAGCAGACGCATATTCAAGAATTTAAAGATGAGCGTGATTAATCACTTGAAGAAGTTAAAAGGTAGTAGTGAGGCCTCAGATATTTTCCCCAATTTCTGGGGAACCAAACAGATGGACGGATGACATTGCCGAAGACGGACACACTGGAGAGGAAGCAGCCCCGTGACGGCGCGACCGAATCACGCAGCgttaaaaaaataaaggaaaataccTGGAGCGTTTACCAATCATAGACGTAAACGTGGATAACGATATGGGCTCCTTGTCAACGGATCTGTGGGCTCCACTTTAAGTATAGAACAAAATATACACCCCAATTTTCGTTCTAGCAAACCCAGTCCACCTGTAAAGCACCgatctaaaaaataataatttaattaaaaaaataaataaaaacgcAATTTAACCTAATTTATAATTGTATTCAGTTATTGAAATTATGTGTTACGCGTTATATTAAAACTATATTGCAAATGTAAAATTTACTTGATTTGCATATGAATTttatatagaaaataattttaaatacatTTTAATGTTACACATCTTACGTTTTATTGgtataatttattttagaaattaTCACATTATTAGTCTACAATATCTTTATGTTAATACTTATCTgtgtaaattttattaaaatttaaattttaaaaaaaattatagaataattttataaattgtcTCTAAACTTTATCCTATATTTTACTTTCATCCTTAACTTTGATTTTTATCTATCATTATCCCaatgtatttatttattatttatcacTTTTCTCTGTCTTAATACACTTTTATcagttattaatattattttataaaagtaatattatctaattatttctttaatttttatataaaaattttaaaatatacttaaaatagtaatgattataattaattattgataattaattattaaccattaaaaaaataataattaacaatTTTAATATTGAATGGATAACTATAACTTTTAATTTTGATTCAAAATATTTATCATATTCTTAAGTTGGTGATTGAAAATTTAGAAGTTGATTTGATTTTAATGGGGCATGGATAATTGGTGTTGGCATTTGATTTCTTTAGGATAAAATGAAAAGCCCAGATAAACAAGTTGAAGGAAGCAAGCACAGCACAGACCCACCACAAAAATAAATCAACCACTATAGGGCATGAAATTGAAAGGTACCACTCGATGCGTTGCCTTGAGAACCAATCCAAGAACAATACCCCGAATAATTTGCTCTTAAATGAATCATGGCGGCATTGATTTTTATGGGGCATGGAAATTTGGACTTGTATTGGGCCATCAAGTTAACAGACTATTGGCCTTGtttgtaaaaaattataaatttataaataaattaatatttaatttaatttataaattaaaaaattacttaaaattaattagaaatcATAAGTTATCCttacttataaattatttatttattttaaatttatatttaactaaatataaaattatattattttaataattttttaaaatattagtattattttcattttaacaATCATAACATTATTCTCATCaagtattttaaataaatatttaaaagcctGAGATGAGAAAGTGCTGATGCTGAGCCACCAACTTTCATCCCTTTTCACTCCAATTTAGAAGATTTGATAGGTTGGACCAAGCGTTCAAtacacaaaataaaataaaataaaatgaataaaatatatGCACATTAAACAGAATTAagctaattattaaaaaaaattaattatttttcattattgattaagaagaaattctattattacttaATTCCATACAAAGTATAACTACattgttatgaaaaataaaataatttcacataaatttactattcatcttattagattttcataaaataattttttttttgcaaattaattaattacaaaaattttattaatttaataaaaaataaagttttctccaataaaaattatgtataatatttataaaaaaaaaaagagatgaacTATGTAtggtaaattttgttaaaaatttgtaAGAACAAGTTTaggtttattaaatattatttattagatttttaaaaaatattttttttactttttttttaaattaataaaatttttataattaactactttacaaaaaaatataattattttacaaaaatctcacaagataaattgtaaatttatatgaaattatcttatttttcataataaagtaattatactTTATATGGAATTAGAAAGTGCCTTGATtaagatatattttattaaaaaaatattttaaaattattcattttaaatatattaaattgatgtaaaaaaatacatatttaaaattacataaaaatcattttaatcacaaatattaaaaaataaaaaaaattattaattttgataaGTTTTTATGTTTGAT carries:
- the LOC110644567 gene encoding beta-amylase 7 isoform X1, with protein sequence MATDMQKLIGTSEEDDEEEMDMDVKEEDDEDEENREKHIATRVMVGIEGGMASNSSNNQFLHHQHIQEQVSTPGGGGGTRRSRPLEEKERTKLRERHRRAITARILAGLRRHGNYNLRVRADINDVIAALAREAGWVVLPDGTTFPSRSQQNSRPVGGTSAAATSSSTHLVSQQTPSASLRGISPGCRTSVDYNSCRLKGVFMPTPSPYDLSTSTQSQNSAMMGDGGEQTESHPLIGGSLDTVNDKQVVDISPKLAERDFGGTPYVPVYVMLPLGVVNMKCELADPDGLLKQLRVLKSANVDGVKVDCWWGIVEAHAPMEYNWNGYKRLFQMVHEHKLKLQVVMSFHECGCNVGDDVCIPLPHWIAEIGRSNPDIFFTDREGRCNPECLSWGIDKERVLRGRTALEVYFDYMRSFRVEFDEFFEDGLISMVEVGLGPCGELRYPSCPVKHGWRYPGIGEFQCYDQYLLKNLRKTAEARGHPFWARGPENAGTYNTQPHETGFFCDGGDYDGHYGRFFLNWYSRVLVEHGDQVLSFAKLAFEGTQIAAKLSGIHWWYKTASHAAELTAGFYNPSNRDGYAAIAVMLKKHAAALNFSCSKLRMLDQQVNFADALADTDGLLWQVLNAAWDVDIPIASENALPCHDRVAYNKILDNAKPLNNPDGRHFWSFTYLRLSPLLMERQNFMEFERFVKRMHGLITTVEHFEVYETGFLNTM
- the LOC110644567 gene encoding beta-amylase 7 isoform X2, translating into MATDMQKLIGTSEEDDEEEMDMDVKEEDDEDEENREKHIATRVMVGIEGGMASNSSNNQFLHHQHIQEQVSTPGGGGGTRRSRPLEEKERTKLRERHRRAITARILAGLRRHGNYNLRVRADINDVIAALAREAGWVVLPDGTTFPSRSQQNSRPVGGTSAAATSSSTHLVSQQTPSASLRGISPGCRTSVDYNSCRLKGVFMPTPSPYDLSTSTQSQNSAMMGDGGEQTESHPLIGGSLDTVNDKQVVDISPKLAERDFGGTPYVPVYVMLPLGVVNMKCELADPDGLLKQLRVLKSANVDGVKVDCWWGIVEAHAPMEYNWNGYKRLFQMVHEHKLKLQVVMSFHECGCNVGDDVCIPLPHWIAEIGRSNPDIFFTDREGRCNPECLSWGIDKERVLRGRTALEVYFDYMRSFRVEFDEFFEDGLISMVEVGLGPCGELRYPSCPVKHGWRYPGIGEFQCYDQYLLKNLRKTAEARGHPFWARGPENAGTYNTQPHETGFFCDGGDYDGHYGRFFLNWYSRVLVEHGDQVLSFAKLAFEGTQIAAKLSGIHWWYKTASHAAELTAGFYNPSNRDGYAAIAVMLKKHAAALNFSCSKLRMLDQQVNFADALADTDGLLWQVLNAAWDVDIPIASENALPCHDRVAYNKILDNAKPLNNPDGRHFWSFTYLRLSPLLMERQNFMEFERFVKRMHGEAVLDRQV